From Candidatus Nanohalococcus occultus:
CTCTGGAGCTTCAAACATACAGCCCAGCGAGCTACCTGAGAATACAACCACCGTCTACTTTACTGACAGCGGTTTCCAGCCAGCCTCGATAACAGTAGAGGAAGGTACCACAGTTACCTGGATTAACAACGCCTCGAAGACGATGTGGGTTGGCTCGGACAGACACCCTACTCACAGACAGTATGCGGGCAACAGTTTGGCCGAACACTGTGAGGCCGGCGACCAGAACATAGCTGCGTTCGACCAGTGTACAACCGGAGACCGTTTTAGCTTCACTTTTGAGAAAACAGGTACATGGGGATACCACAACCACCAGCCTTTCGAGAGAGGCGGAACAGTCACAGTAGAATAATCACCAGAACCGACGACACCACAGCGCGAAAACAGAAACTTTTATTATAGGTTTCCGGAAGGCTCAATCTGGAAATTCCTTCCCTTTATAAGGTTTTATTC
This genomic window contains:
- a CDS encoding cupredoxin domain-containing protein, which produces MNWKILFLAAVVVVSGCTTFTGPKEESGTSRENPDAATSGASNIQPSELPENTTTVYFTDSGFQPASITVEEGTTVTWINNASKTMWVGSDRHPTHRQYAGNSLAEHCEAGDQNIAAFDQCTTGDRFSFTFEKTGTWGYHNHQPFERGGTVTVE